The Mercurialis annua linkage group LG2, ddMerAnnu1.2, whole genome shotgun sequence genome contains a region encoding:
- the LOC126667205 gene encoding uncharacterized protein LOC126667205, with the protein MRFDRSRYEDIIWEPYTDEILSLLPAYCLEGRRIWRSVVPLIYYHIVEWHHPDRVLQQFGLQQPIPLQPRQDHVLHSYTMRGSDNWRQTHAFYIDLWDHRLDHVVDGPPFQGPPPYHSEYMEWFRRVTRRWITPQGAREIAQADAMETMHMEADISSRFRSITRSSQLASQEERRDVTIPPTHPSIEPFRLPAVPQPTIDPQTIRSRRRPRQPPPPAPRPLADDPMPEPVFFHPFRGPDYYHFMPPPPSFTQASSHYDQGGPSSQFQHSSASPFQHASTQYGHSGSAPQLYQASTPFEQPASGSHLYESSSQYQQPSSASQPGMCSSLPPVEYSHFPFQQTDQATPGFSSLDLFQSPHRMTPTFTDWSAGGFSLDDIQHTEFPQQGFVQSTPDFTGTVEGSAEDDSDDDDEGDQEEEDGGGEGRRFQTQSTGRRNRRQVLGLRENLPVNRRYD; encoded by the exons ATGCGCTTTGACCGCAGCCGCTATGAAGAT ATCATTTGGGAGCCCTACACGGATGAGATATTGAGTCTCCTCCCCGCGTACTGTTTGGAGGGCCGACGTATTTGGCGGTCTGTTGTTCCGCTCATTTATTATCATATCGTGGAGTGGCACCACCCTGATAGAGTTCTGCAGCAGTTTGGTCTACAACAACCTATTCCACTTCAGCCTAGACAAGACCATGTCCTTCATAGTTATACGATGAGGGGCAGTGACAATTGGCGGCAGACACATGCTTTCTACATTGATCTTTGGGATCACAGGTTGGATCATGTCGTCGACGGACCCCCTTTTCAAGGACCCCCTCCATACCATTCCGAGTATATGGAGTGGTTTCGGCGTGTCACGCGAAGATGGATCACACCTCAGGGTGCAAGAGAGATAGCACAG GCTGATGCGATGGAGACTATGCATATGGAGGCTGACATTTCTTCACGGTTTCGGTCCATCACACGGAGTTCGCAGTTGGCATCACAGGAGGAGCGGCGTGACGTCACAATCCCACCGACACATCCTTCCATTGAGCCGTTTCGGCTACCGGCCGTTCCTCAGCCAACGATAGATCCACAGACAATCCGATCTCGTCGTCGACCACGGCAGCCGCCTCCACCAGCGCCACGGCCCCTTGCAGATGACCCTATGCCCGAGCCAGTGTTTTTTCACCCCTTCAGAGGACCAGATTACTACCACTTCATGCCACCACCACCCAGCTTCACTCAGGCATCCTCGCATTATGATCAAGGAGGACCGTCTTCACAGTTTCAGCATTCATCAGCATCCCCTTTTCAGCACGCATCTACACAGTATGGCCATTCTGGTTCAGCACCTCAGTTATACCAGGCATCTACACCTTTTGAGCAGCCAGCATCAGGTTCGCATTTGTACGAGTCCTCTTCGCAGTATCAGCAGCCGTCATCAGCTTCACAGCCTGGGATGTGTTCTTCACTTCCACCTGTAGAGTATTCTCATTTTCCATTCCAGCAGACTGATCAGGCAACACCGGGGTTCTCTTCTTTGGATCTTTTCCAGAGCCCACATCGGATGACTCCCACCTTTACTGACTGGTCGGCGGGCGGATTCTCTCTAGATGACATCCAACATACAGAGTTTCCGCAGCAGGGTTTCGTCCAGTCCACCCCGGATTTTACTGGTACCGTCGAGGGATCTGCAGAGGACGATAGTGACGACGACGATGAGGGCGACCAGGAGGAGGAGGACGGTGGTGGCGAGGGGAGGCGTTTTCAGACACAGAGCACAGGCCGAAGAAATAGACGTCAAGTTCTAGGTTTACGTGAAAACCTACCTGTAAATCGTAGATATGATTGA
- the LOC126667630 gene encoding 2-methyl-6-phytyl-1,4-hydroquinone methyltransferase, chloroplastic-like gives MAASLITGAANLKLSNEKTKTPAGLGSVRAKFHVSSFPRKNLVSYTVRNTQTSRLLGPRCSLSSSSRPASQPRFIQHKKEAFWFYRFLSIVYDHIINPGHWTEDMRDDALEPADLYDRNMIVVDVGGGTGFTTLGIVKHVDAKNVTILDQSPHQLAKAKQKEPLKECKIVEGDAEDLPFRTDYADRYVSAGSIEYWPDPQRGIKEAYRVLKIGGKACLIGPVYPTFWLSRFFADVWMLFPKEEEYIEWFKKAGFKDVKLKRIGPKWYRGVRRHGLIMGCSVTGVKPMSGDSPLQLGPKVEDVEKPVNPFVFFLRFILGTLAATYYVLVPIYMWIKDQIVPKGRPI, from the exons ATGGCTGCTTCTTTGATTACTGGAGCTGCTAATCTCAAATTATctaatgaaaaaacaaaaacccCAGCTGGGTTAGGTTCTGTTAGGGCAAAATTTCATGTTAGTTCCTTCCCCAGGAAAAATCTAGTATCTTACACTGTTAGAAATACCCAAACATCAAGACTTTTAGGTCCTAGATGCAGTTTATCATCATCTTCAAGACCAGCTTCACAGCCTAGGTTTATACAGCACAAAAAAGAGGCATTTTGGTTCTATAGATTCTTGTCTATTGTGTATGATCATATCATAAACCCTGGTCATTGGACTGAGGATATGAGAGATGATGCTCTTGAGCCGGCTGATCTTTACGATAGGAATATGATCGTTGTTGATGTTGGTGGCGGTACCGGGTTTACTACTTTGGGAATTGTTAAGCATGTTGATGCGAAAAATGTGACAATTCTTGACCAATCACCTCACCAACTTGCTAAGGCTAAGCAGAAGGAGCCCTTGAAGGAATGTAAGATTGTTGAAGGAGATGCGGAGGATCTTCCGTTCCGGACTGATTATGCTGATAGATATGTTTCTGCTGGCAG CATTGAGTACTGGCCTGATCCACAGCGTGGAATCAAGGAAGCATACAGGGTACTGAAAATTGGGGGCAAGGCCTGTCTCATCGGTCCTGTGTATCCAACCTTTTGGTTGTCTCGCTTTTTTGCAGATGTGTGGATGCTTTTCCCTAAGGAGGAAGAGTACATTGAATGGTTTAAAAAGGCTGGGTTCAAGGATGTTAAACTAAAAAGGATAGGCCCAAAATGGTACCGCGGTGTTCGTAGGCATGGCTTGATTATGGGTTGCTCTGTGACTGGAGTTAAGCCAATGTCCGGAGATTCTCCACTGCAG CTTGGTCCGAAGGTAGAGGACGTGGAGAAGCCTGTAAATCCGTTTGTGTTCTTTCTGCGTTTCATTCTCGGGACGTTAGCAGCCACATACTATGTGCTGGTTCCTATCTACATGTGGATCAAAGATCAAATTGTTCCAAAAGGGAGGCCGATATGA
- the LOC126667209 gene encoding uncharacterized protein LOC126667209 encodes MTTVIMPSLLIYWGGTIMNTPGGVDYHLGCRRTAELSLRMSFLELENIVRRTIGLGDDTVITKIYLRVPQYDANHIVSYYAYPMTTDENVYNMLCNAARTPNMREIELYVEYNTPVEITAAISGLNLVESDPCDDSDDIDDDERNFYQAGPGDDEDDDDSGGENIEEAEGVEGTADAVCNDGEGTEYHSQFPYDYTHVNVNEMRVNMNLFSGPCLIWKEGKEFAKGMLFNSRLAVQNCATRYHMLANREYKSCRTTLKTIVLVCKNSDICNWRLRATCLKKRGAGDWTLTKYNGPHTCNPQFASQDHRNYRSAMIAEHIRLQLVAQRSIRVKTLQAGIFERLGVRPRYKKTWYAKEKAIAKMFGEWDDSFKKNCYFMENVSITNPGTYWHAEGDPVVRDGEVDPTVRMFKRMFWTYEPMVEGLRYCKPVLFIDGTFLYGKYKMVLLTAQVIDGNNFIMPVQQFTLRRKDPFEDPAASRGSRGRCRSEAQEYSRCHLDPPVVGLR; translated from the exons ATGACGACCGTGATAATGCCGTCGTTATTAATTTATTGGGGTGGCACAATAATGAACACTCCGGGTGGAGTAGATTATCATTTAGGTTGTAGAAGAACAGCTGAACTGAGTTTGCGAATGAGCTTTTTAGAGTTAGAGAACATAGTTAGAAGGACAATTGGTTTAGGTGATGATACTGTGATTACGAAGATTTACTTACGCGTACCTCAGTATGATGCAAATCACATTGTCAGTTATTATGCCTATCCTATGACAACCGATGAGAACGTGTACAACATGCTTTGTAATGCTGCGAGGACCCCGAACATGCGGGAAATAGAGTTGTACGTAGAATACAACACGCCAGTAGAAATTACTGCAGCAATTAGTGGTCTGAACTTAGTGGAATCCGATCCTTGTGATGACAGTGATGACATTGACGATGATGAACGCAACTTCTATCAGGCTGGCCCTGGGGACGACGAGGATGACGATGATAGTGGAGGTGAGAATATAGAGGAAGCTGAGGGGGTTGAGGGTACGGCTGATGCAGTTTGCAACGATGGTGAAGGTACTGAATATCATTCCCAATTTCCCTACGACTACACCCACGTCAACGTCAATGAAATGCGGGTGAATATGAATCTGTTTTCTGGACCATGTTTGATTTGGAAAGAAGGGAAAGAGTTTGCGAAGGGGATGCTTTTTAATTCAAGATTGGCAGTTCAGAATTGCGCAACTAGGTATCACATGCTGGCGAATAGGGAATACAAGAGTTGTCGAACAACTCTCAAAACGATAGTGTTGGTGTGTAAAAATAGCGATATCTGCAACTGGCGGTTGCGGGCGACATGCTTAAAGAAAAGAGGAGCCGGCGATTGGACGTTAACAAAATATAACGGTCCTCACACATGTAATCCCCAATTTGCCTCGCAAGACCACCGAAATTACAGATCTGCAATGATTGCTGAGCATATTCGGTTACAATTGGTAGCGCAGCGAAGTATAAGGGTGAAAACGCTTCAAGCGGGGATTTTTGAAAGGTTAGGAGTACGGCCTCGATATAAGAAAACTTGGTACGCAAAGGAAAAGGCAATTGCAAAAATGTTTGGAGAATGGGACGactctttcaaaaaaaattgttatttcatGGAAAACGTGTCCATCACTAATCCAGGAACATATTGGCATGCTGAAG GTGACCCTGTCGTGCGAGACGGTGAAGTTGATCCTACAGTCAGAATGTTCAAGCGGATGTTTTGGACTTACGAGCCCATGGTCGAGGGCCTCCGCTATTGCAAACCCGTTCTCTTTATTGATGGGACATTTTTATATGGAAAATATAAAATGGTTCTGTTAACAGCGCAAGTGATAGATGGAAACAATTTCATCATGCCTGTACAGCAGTTTACACTGAGGAG GAAAGACCCCTTTGAGGATCCTGCCGCTTCTAGAGGATCTCGAGGACGTTGCCGG TCAGAAGCGCAAGAGTATAGCAGGTGCCACTTGGATCCTCCAGTTGTGGGCCTTAGATAG